The Castor canadensis chromosome 8, mCasCan1.hap1v2, whole genome shotgun sequence genome contains a region encoding:
- the Spdef gene encoding SAM pointed domain-containing Ets transcription factor produces the protein MGSASPGLSDVPPSCLLLPPDTLLRTGLEKVVAGAVGPDKRGWSPSPPATPDPGLSAFYLSYFDMLYPEDGSWGTKGASASTREEPPEEPEQCPVIDSQAPGGSLDVVPGGLALEEHSLEQVQSMVVGEVLKDIETACKLLNIAADPGDWSPGNVQKWLLWTEHQYRLPPAGKAFQELGGKELCAMSEDQFRQRSPLGGEVLHAHLDIWKSAAWMKERTSPGAIHYCASTSEESWTDSEVDSSCSGQPIHLWQFLKELLLKPHSYGRFIRWLNKEKGIFKIEDSAQVARLWGIRKNRPAMNYDKLSRSIRQYYKKGIIRKPDISQRLVYQFVHPI, from the exons ATGGGCAGCGCCAGCCCGGGCCTGAGCGACGTGCCCCCCAGCTGCCTGCTGCTGCCCCCAGACACGCTGTTGCGGACAGGCCTGGAGAAGGTGGTGGCAGGAGCCGTGGGTCCCGACAAGCGGGGCTGGAGCCCCAGTCCGCCCGCCACGCCTGACCCAGGCCTGTCTGCTTTCTACCTTTCCTACTTTGATATGCTGTACCCCGAGGACGGCAGCTGGGGAACCAAGGGTGCCTCAGCCAGTACTCGGGAGGAGCCACCGGAGGAGCCGGAGCAGTGCCCGGTCATTGACAGCCAGGCCCCAGGAGGCAGCCTGGATGTGGTACCAGGCGGGCTGGCCCTAGAGGAGCACTCGCTGGAGCAGGTGCAGTCCATGGTGGTGGGTGAGGTGCTCAAGGACATTGAGACGGCCTGCAAGCTGCTCAACATTGCCGCAG ACCCCGGGGACTGGAGCCCCGGCAACGTTCAGAAGTGGCTCCTGTGGACAGAGCACCAGTATCGGCTGCCCCCTGCAGGCAAGGCCTTCCAGGAGCTGGGGGGCAAGGAGCTGTGCGCCATGTCTGAGGACCAGTTCCGCCAGCGCTCACCCCTGGGTGGGGAGGTGCTGCATGCCCACCTGGACATCTGGAAATCAG CGGCCTGGATGAAGGAGAGGACATCGCCTGGGGCCATTCATTACTGCG CATCCACCAGCGAAGAGAGCTGGACCGACAGCGAGGTGGACTCCTCCTGCTCCGGGCAGCCCATCCACCTGTGGCAGTTCCTCAAGGAGCTGCTGCTCAAGCCCCACAGCTATGGCCGCTTCATCCGCTGGCTCAACAAGGAGAAGG GCATCTTCAAAATTGAGGACTCTGCCCAGGTGGCGCGGCTGTGGGGCATCCGCAAGAACCGCCCCGCCATGAACTACGACAAACTGAGCCGCTCCATCCGCCAGTATTACAAGAAGGGCATCATCCGGAAGCCCGACATCTCCCAGCGCCTCGTCTACCAGTTTGTGCACCCCATCTGA
- the Pacsin1 gene encoding protein kinase C and casein kinase substrate in neurons protein 1, translated as MSSSYDEASLAPEETTDSFWEVGNYKRTVKRIDDGHRLCNDLMSCVQERAKIEKAYAQQLTDWAKRWRQLIEKGPQYGSLERAWGAIMTEADKVSELHQEVKNNLLNEDLEKVKNWQKDAYHKQIMGGFKETKEAEDGFRKAQKPWAKKMKELEAAKKAYHLACKEEKLAMTREMNSKTEQSVTPEQQKKLQDKVDKCKQDVQKTQEKYEKVLEDVGKTTPQYMEGMEQVFEQCQQFEEKRLVFLKEVLLDIKRHLNLAENSSYIHVYRELEQAIRGADAQEDLRWFRSTSGPGMPMNWPQFEEWNPDLPHTTAKKEKQTKKAEGTTLSNATGAVESTSQAGDRGSVSSYDRGQPYATEWSDDESGNPFGGSEANGGANPFEDDAKGVRVRALYDYDGQEQDELSFKAGDELTKLGEEDEQGWCRGRLDSGQLGLYPANYVEAI; from the exons ATGTCCAGCTCCTACGATGAGGCCTCACTGGCTCCGGAGGAGACCACTGACAGCTTCTGGGAG GTGGGGAACTACAAGCGGACAGTGAAGCGCATCGATGACGGCCACCGCCTGTGCAATGACCTCATGAGCTGCGTGCAGGAGCGCGCCAAGATCGAGAAGGCTTATGCGCAGCAGCTCACCGACTGGGCCAAGCGCTGGCGTCAGCTCATCGAGAAAG GCCCACAGTATGGCAGCCTGGAGCGGGCCTGGGGTGCCATTATGACGGAGGCAGACAAGGTGAGCGAACTGCACCAAGAGGTGAAGAACAACCTGCTGAACGAGGACCTGGAGAAGGTCAAGAACTGGCAGAAGGATGCCTACCACAAGCAGATCATGGGCGGCTTCAAGGAGACCAAGGAGGCTGAAGATGGCTTCCGCAAGGCTCAGAAGCCCTGGGCCAAGAAGATGAAGGAG CTGGAGGCAGCCAAGAAGGCCTACCATCTGGCCTGCAAAGAGGAGAAGCTGGCCATGACAAGGGAGATGAACAGCAAGACGGAGCAGTCGGTCACCCCTGAACAGCAGAAGAAGCTCCAGGACAAAGTGGATAAGTGCAAACAGGACGTGCAGAAG ACACAGGAGAAGTATGAGAAGGTGCTAGAAGATGTGGGCAAGACCACACCCCAGTACATGGAGGGCATGGAGCAGGTGTTCGAACAGTGCCAGCAATTTGAGGAAAAGCGGCTGGTGTTCCTCAAGGAGGTGCTGCTAGACATCAAACGTCATCTCAACCTAGCTGAGAACAGCAG CTACATTCATGTGTACCGTGAGCTGGAGCAGGCCATCCGGGGGGCTGATGCCCAGGAGGATCTCAGGTGGTTCCGCAGCACCAGTGGCCCTGGCATGCCCATGAACTGGCCCCAGTTTGAG GAATGGAACCCAGACCTCCCCCACACCACAGCCAAGAAGGAGAAACAGACCAAGAAGGCAGAGGGGACAACACTGAGCAATGCCACTGGGGCAGTGGAATCTACATCCCAGGCTGGGGACCGTGGAAG CGTTAGCAGCTACGACAGAGGCCAACCCTATGCCACGGAGTGGTCAGACGACGAGAGCGGGAACCCTTTCGGGGGCAGTGAGGCCAACGGTGGCGCCAACCCCTTTGAGGATGACGCCAAGGGAGTGCGTGTGCGAGCACTCTATGACTACGATGGCCAGGAACAGGACGAGCTCAGCTTCAAGGCGG GAGACGAGCTCACCAAGCTGGGCGAGGAGGATGAGCAGGGCTGGTGCCGCGGGCGGCTGGACAGCGGGCAGCTGGGTCTCTATCCTGCCAACTACGTGGAGGCTATCTAG